Proteins found in one Streptomyces sp. CB09001 genomic segment:
- a CDS encoding C40 family peptidase codes for MRTGKRGLTTAAVTVVCAITVLAAPGTAFADPGPTASSSPSPTPDTPGASAVPSAPAATPATPGTPGKGKDLEAVRKKLDQLYRAAASATEEYNAAEEKAEKQNAEIVELAKKIVKGQEKLDGLKDRAGAAARSQYRNGGLPDGAKLILSDDPEDFLDGTGRVIQGQRATKGLLGELTRAQRDLKAYAADASARFKELEANRKAKATAQKKIEKQIAAAEKLESELEKEEKERLARLEREAQARAQTAWLDSGILKDLDTGATERGRKAVEYATAQIGKPYQWGAEGPKSYDCSGLTSQAWVSAGQAIPRTSQQQWKQLRHVDVEDMRPGDLIIYFDDASHVGMYVGDGSMVHAPRPGRSITVAGAGSMPILGVVRPDTAPEQASTPEE; via the coding sequence ATGCGTACGGGCAAGCGTGGCCTGACGACGGCTGCCGTGACCGTGGTCTGCGCGATCACCGTACTGGCGGCACCGGGCACGGCGTTCGCGGACCCGGGCCCCACGGCCTCGTCGTCACCGTCCCCGACCCCGGACACTCCCGGCGCCTCCGCCGTTCCCTCCGCCCCGGCCGCCACGCCCGCCACGCCCGGCACGCCCGGCAAGGGCAAGGACCTGGAAGCCGTACGCAAGAAGCTCGACCAGCTCTACCGCGCGGCGGCCTCGGCCACGGAGGAGTACAACGCCGCCGAGGAGAAGGCCGAGAAGCAGAACGCCGAGATCGTCGAGCTGGCCAAGAAGATCGTCAAGGGCCAGGAGAAGCTGGACGGCCTCAAGGACCGCGCGGGAGCCGCGGCCCGCTCCCAGTACCGCAACGGCGGCCTGCCCGACGGGGCGAAGCTCATCCTGAGCGACGACCCCGAGGACTTCCTCGACGGCACCGGCCGGGTGATCCAGGGCCAGCGCGCCACCAAGGGCCTGCTCGGCGAGCTGACCCGCGCCCAGCGGGACCTGAAGGCCTACGCGGCGGACGCCTCCGCCCGCTTCAAGGAGCTGGAGGCGAACCGCAAGGCCAAGGCCACCGCCCAGAAGAAGATCGAGAAGCAGATCGCGGCGGCCGAGAAGCTGGAGTCCGAGCTGGAGAAGGAGGAGAAGGAGCGCCTCGCCCGGCTGGAGCGCGAGGCGCAGGCCAGGGCGCAGACCGCCTGGCTCGACTCCGGCATCCTGAAGGACCTCGACACCGGGGCGACCGAGCGGGGCCGCAAGGCGGTCGAGTACGCCACCGCCCAGATCGGCAAGCCGTACCAGTGGGGCGCCGAGGGCCCCAAGTCCTACGACTGCTCCGGCCTGACCTCACAGGCCTGGGTGTCGGCCGGGCAGGCGATCCCGCGCACCTCGCAGCAGCAGTGGAAACAGCTCAGGCACGTAGACGTCGAGGACATGCGGCCCGGCGACCTGATCATCTACTTCGACGACGCCAGCCACGTCGGCATGTACGTCGGCGACGGCTCCATGGTGCACGCCCCCCGTCCGGGCCGCTCGATCACCGTCGCGGGCGCGGGCTCGATGCCGATCCTCGGCGTGGTCCGCCCGGACACGGCCCCGGAGCAGGCGTCCACCCCCGAGGAGTGA
- a CDS encoding class I SAM-dependent methyltransferase, translating into MPPRATATRPVGTVTRGTTNPNRLRRMDRWIAAVHGAELRRAADPVAVDLGYGAAPWTAVELLHRLRTVAPHARVVGVEIDPARVAAAQPYARAGLDFRHGGFEVPVSAPPLLIRAANVLRQYDEGEVAAVWRRLCARLAPASEHSRGGLLVEGTCDEIGRRHVWVALGPEGPRTVTFATRLGSLDHPSDLAERLPKALIHRNVPGEPVHAFLRDFDRTWAAAAPYASYGARQRWMRAVRDLTGDWPVTDGPVRWRQGEVTVRWEALAPRA; encoded by the coding sequence ATGCCACCCCGCGCCACCGCCACCCGCCCCGTGGGCACGGTCACGCGCGGGACGACGAACCCCAACCGGCTGCGCCGCATGGACCGCTGGATCGCGGCCGTGCACGGTGCCGAGCTGCGCCGCGCCGCCGACCCGGTCGCCGTCGACCTCGGCTACGGCGCGGCGCCCTGGACGGCGGTCGAACTGCTGCACCGCCTGCGCACGGTTGCGCCGCACGCGCGCGTGGTGGGCGTCGAGATCGACCCGGCGCGGGTGGCGGCGGCCCAGCCGTACGCGCGCGCGGGGCTCGATTTCCGGCACGGCGGCTTCGAGGTCCCCGTCTCCGCACCCCCGCTGCTGATCCGCGCGGCGAACGTGTTGCGCCAGTACGACGAGGGCGAGGTCGCCGCCGTCTGGCGGCGGCTGTGCGCGCGGCTCGCACCGGCGTCGGAGCACTCGCGCGGCGGGCTGCTGGTCGAGGGGACCTGCGACGAGATCGGGCGTCGGCACGTGTGGGTGGCGCTCGGGCCCGAGGGGCCGCGCACGGTGACCTTCGCGACCCGGCTCGGCTCCCTGGACCACCCCTCCGACCTGGCCGAACGGCTGCCGAAGGCGCTCATCCACCGCAATGTCCCCGGCGAACCCGTGCACGCCTTCCTGCGCGACTTCGACCGCACCTGGGCCGCCGCCGCGCCCTACGCCTCCTACGGCGCCCGGCAGCGCTGGATGCGGGCGGTGCGGGACCTGACGGGCGACTGGCCGGTGACGGACGGGCCGGTGCGGTGGCGGCAGGGCGAAGTGACGGTGCGGTGGGAGGCGTTGGCGCCCCGCGCCTGA